The following coding sequences are from one Microtus ochrogaster isolate Prairie Vole_2 chromosome 14 unlocalized genomic scaffold, MicOch1.0 chr14_random_1, whole genome shotgun sequence window:
- the Ciao1 gene encoding probable cytosolic iron-sulfur protein assembly protein CIAO1, with product MKDSLVLRSRIQAHPDSRCWFLAWNPTGTLLASCGGDRKIRIWGTEGDSWVCKSVLSEGHQRTVRKVAWSPCGNYLASASFDAVTCIWKKNQDDFECVTTLEGHENEVKSVAWAPSGNLLATCSRDKSVWVWEVDEEDEYECVSVLSSHTQDVKHVVWHPSQELLASASYDDTVKLYREEGDDWVCCATLEGHESTVWSLAFDPSGQRLASCSDDRTVRIWRQYLPGNEQGVACSGSDPSWKCICTLSGFHTRTIYDIAWCQLTGALATACGDDAIRVFEEDPGSDPQQPTFSLTAHMRQAHSQDVNCVAWNPKEPGLLASCSDDGEVAFWEYHQPAGL from the exons ATGAAGGATTCGCTGGTGCTGCGGAGCCGCATCCAGGCACACCCGGACTCCCGCTGCTGGTTTCTGGCCTGGAACCCCACGGGGACCCTGCTGGCCTCGTGCGGCGGCGACCGTAAAATCCGCATCTGGGGCACCGAGG GTGACAGCTGGGTTTGTAAGTCTGTCCTTTCTGAAGGCCACCAGCGCACTGTTCGGAAAGTGGCATGGTCCCCCTGTGGAAACTACCTGGCCTCTGCCAGCTTTGATGCTGTCACTTGTATTTGGAAGAAGAACCAGGATGACTTTGAG TGTGTAACCACTCTCGAGGGTCACGAAAATGAGGTCAAGTCAGTGGCTTGGGCGCCGTCTGGCAACCTCTTGGCTACCTGCAGCAGAGATAAGAGTGTGTGGGTCTGGGAAG TTGACGAAGAGGATGAGTATGAGTGTGTCAGTGTCCTCAGCTCTCACACACAGGACGTCAAACACGTGGTTTGGCACCCGAGCCAGGAG CTTTTAGCGTCCGCCAGCTATGATGACACAGTGAAGTTGTACCGGGAAGAAGGAGATGACTGGGTCTGCTGTGCCACCCTTGAAGGTCATGAGTCCACTGTATGGAGCTTGGCCTTCGACCCCAGTGGCCAGCGGCTGGCATCTTGCAGTGATGACCGTACTGTGCGCATTTGGCGCCAATATCTACCAGGCAATGAACAAG GGGTGGCATGCAGTGGCTCTGACCCCAGCTGGAAGTGTATCTGTACTTTGTCAGGCTTCCACACCAGGACCATCTACGACATTGCTTG GTGTCAGCTGACAGGGGCCCTGGCTACAGCTTGTGGAGACGATGCCATCCGAGTGTTTGAGGAGGATCCCGGCTCAGATCCACAGCAGCCCACCTTCTCACTGACAGCTCATATGCGCCAGGCGCACTCCCAGGATGTGAACTGTGTGGCTTGGAATCCCAAGGAGCCAGGGCTCCTGGCCTCTTGTAGTGATGATGGGGAGGTGGCCTTCTGGGAGTATCACCAACCTGCAGGCCTCTGA